A single Anopheles maculipalpis chromosome 3RL, idAnoMacuDA_375_x, whole genome shotgun sequence DNA region contains:
- the LOC126564412 gene encoding uncharacterized protein LOC126564412: MAQNKRLRYVNNADNVAYYHVYKYNSLQRLNKNKSMHGVKRVVAFCILTAILPASLIILPLYLRHTVFADVVYPIAESDIIEIRDGISSVFCQKHTLQMNSTFNAFQLDHEPEVSKNRKHIRLKKSMSLPDDTLEYWGFYLLKGATVALKVCSRYDGSRILVVKGERNLRTCGLLEHNSNKIDNYLNKEHGQVLVTFESAAEFIEYSGEQRGSTNLPADGNHGGEDLTEERPSPEESASMLHRVHTSKEPRTQHTRTTDNELDRRTTATYDTSARKAHHATTKRIGRPVSVTIKSVPTPASTTTTTTTTTTEVPTSTTENLVKKYRNFRATEAGPLAEASVDDGGSVQHRRRHSHNKTGHRQQSDPVASKHHTEQIVQPDSVDRSEQPNGKQEKRRRRRRDLVYDRAIHHGGTAMNYSNNTSDSVSSFENSLLSCYDGDILLAHSFPPSKSCQSVKYLEGASHTVTKHEVVSDGYYYYIFYSDNDYVQNDIHAMFDIYKPTFQYSNISDSKACINSTHCSFPITFWSNERVIVEVPTRDGIEHEEDDITLLVSTCHPRMAIYIIFPVSVLILVLTCAFL, encoded by the exons ATGGCGCAAAATAAACGGCTTCGGTATGTGAACAACGCGGACAACGTGGCGTACTACCATGTATACAAATACAATTCCTTGCAGCGATTAAATA AGAACAAAAGCATGCACGGCGTCAAGCGTGTGGTTGCATTCTGCATACTGACCGCCATCCTCCCGGCATCGCTCATCATTCTGCCGCTCTACCTGCGACACACGGTCTTTGCGGACGTCGTGTATCCGATCGCCGAGTCAGACATTATCGAAATCCGCGATGGAATCTCGTCCGTGTTCTGCCAGAAGCATACGTTGCAGATGAACAGCACGTTCAACGCGTTCCAGCTTGATCACGAGCCGGAAGTGTCGAAGAACAGGAAGCATATACGGTTGAAAAAATCAATGTCCCTGCCGGATGATACGCTCGAGTATTGGGGGTTCTATCTGCTAAAGGGGGCCACGGTAGCGTTGAAAGTTTGCTCCCGGTACGATGGGTCACGCATCCTGGTGGTGAAGGGTGAACGAAATCTGCGTACGTGTGGTTTGCTCGAGCACAATAGCAATAAAATCGATAACTACCTCAACAAGGAGCACGGCCAGGTGCTGGTAACGTTTGAATCGGCCGCCGAGTTTATCGAGTATTCGGGCGAACAGCGAGGATCTACCAATTTACCTGCCGATGGAAATCATG GTGGTGAAGACCTGACGGAAGAGCGCCCTTCGCCGGAAGAATCTGCCTCGATGCTGCACCGTGTGCACACCTCTAAAGAGCCCCGTACACAACACACCCGTACCACAGACAACGAGCTCGACAGGCGGACAACAGCCACGTACGATACCTCGGCAAGAAAAGCACATCACGCCACAACGAAACGCATTGGTCGCCCGGTGTCCGTTACGATCAAGAGTGTACCAACACCCGCCAGCACGACCACaacgaccacgacgacgaccaccGAAGTGCCCACCAGTACGACCGAAAATCTCGTCAAGAAGTATCGCAACTTCCGCGCAACCGAGGCAGGACCTTTGGCGGAAGCCTCGGTGGATGATGGTGGTAGCGTTCAGCATCGAAGGCGTCACAGTCACAATAAAACTGGCCACCGGCAACAATCGGACCCGGTCGCATCGAAGCACCACACGGAACAGATTGTACAACCGGACAGTGTGGATCGATCGGAGCAGCCAAACGGTAAGCAGGAAAAGCGTCGCCGCCGGAGACGTGACCTGGTATACGATCGGGCGATCCATCACGGTGGTACGGCAATGAACTATTCCAACAACACGTCCGACTCGGTGTCGAGCTTCGAGAACAGTTTGCTGTCCTGCTACGATGGGGATATCCTGCTGGCCCACAGCTTCCCACCGAGCAAATCGTGTCAGAGCGTCAAGTATCTCGAGGGTGCGTCGCATACGGTTACGAAGCATGAGGTAGTATCGGATGGGtattattattacattttCTACAGTGATAATGATTACGTGCAGAACGATATCCATGCGATGTTTGATATCTACAAGCCGACGTTCCAGTACTCAAACATATCGGACTCGAAGGCTTGCATTAATAGTACGCACTGTTCGTTTCCGATCACTTTCTGGTCGAATGAGCGGGTAATTGTGGAGGTACCGACCCGGGACGGTATTGAGCACGAGGAGGACGATATTACGCTGCTCGTATCGACGTGCCATCCGAGGATGGCCATCTACATAATCTTTCCCGTTAGCGTACTGATACTCGTGTTGACTTGTGCTTTCCTGTAG